From the genome of Balaenoptera ricei isolate mBalRic1 chromosome 13, mBalRic1.hap2, whole genome shotgun sequence:
aagattaaGTAGCTTGTCCAAGGATGTGCAGGTAATAAATGGTAGGACTAAGATTCAAATTTAGATCTCACTTCAAAAGCTATATGCTGTCTATCTTCTCTTCCTCACACCCTCTCTTGCTCCTTCTAGCCCCATCTCCATCTCTACCCCACCCACATATACGTATTCCACCCCAGTTCTAGTTAAAGCATACCACTGCTGACACACATCTTTTGATCTGCTTCCTAATTTGATGTAAGGCAGTCCAAAATATATCAGTCATGAcacttactgagtacctactgttTTCTACGCATTCCCCAAGATAAAGGCCACATGAGAGACTCAGACATAATCCCATCCTTTAACAATCCCTTAGAAGAAGTCAAATGTGCAAGCTCAAATAGCCAACACGAGAGGGCTGTTTGACCTCAGTGCCAAGTGAGGGTCACACACAAGGCTGAAGCAGAAATCTGTATGGGCTGGAAGTGGTCAGGAAATGTAGAGAACGGAGGTGGGCTTTGCAGGACAGGAAAGATGTGCACGgatagaaaggaagagagaggaaacgtgctccCGGCTCAGTGAGTGTGAGAGGCAGCTTCAAGTTACAGATAGGATGGAATAAAGGCCCACCCCCTCATGATTTCTGTTCCTGGTGCCTTGCCTAATCCTCAGGGACAGTGCTCGTCCCATCTCTGAGCTCCATTCTCAGCACTCATAAGAAACCTTCTTCTGGCATTCTACCCCTTGGCTCTTTGTACTATGCCTTTTTGTTGCATGTTATATCCTTCCCAAATACAAGGGAGTGGAGGAGAGTTTATCAAAATCATCTAGGGAGTTTATTTCAAACTACAGAAGTTGTGTGTCTCTTCTCTTGTCCTGAAGATTCTAGAatgggggctggggcaggagaggtCTCTGGACCAGACAGTAAGCACCCTGAGGGCAGAAATGGTGCCCTATTTCTTCGTGACTCTCAcagggcacagggcctggcatatatTGGATGGGTGAGTAGATGAACGTATGACGACTTAAGAGTAGCTTGGTCTAAAGTTTGAAGTTTGCAGCTTGAAGATGGATCCCTGTGGCAATAACCCCTGACATTTCTGAAGCATTTTACAGTGTAAAAAGCACTTTCCCTTCCTTGTTACATTTAATATTCTCCGGGAGGGAATGGGGAAGACACTTGTGAATGAGCCTGCTCAGAAATCTATGTGTACAGTAAGTGCACGCTTTTCCCAGTGTATCTCTACCACTGTCAAATAAGACCATTTGAGAATGCCTTTTTATATATGGGTCAAGGCCACAATGGTCTAACATTCTCAAACGGGGGTCCCCAGATCacctgcattagaatcacctgggaacttgttagaaatacacatTCTCAGGTTCCATTTTGGACTCTAATGAACTTGAAACTGGGCCctgaaatttctgttttttcaggTCCTGCAGCTGATTCCAATGCAACGctaaagtctgagaaccactggcccaTTCTATTTCTAACTGATTCATGTTGCTAAGTTCTCAGCGTCAGCTGTGGGAAAAAAAGAGCCTCTCCTCAGACTTCAGTTCGGCGGGAACCATCGTCCAGAGGATGAAGGTAAACTGAACTGAGGGTTAACAAGTCCCAGGCGCCCTTAAGGGAAAACACACTAAGCCAGACCCGAAGTGTGGGATTTGTAAAGCAGCCTATAAAGAGACTTGTAAATTCAAAGCAGTCATTAGGCATTTCCACGGGGAAGGCCACCACCGCTCTGGGGTTTCCATGGGTAGGGACCTCAGGAGCCTGAAAACCCGGGGCCGTGCTCACCCTTCTCTCTCTCAGGCTGGGAGCCGGCTCCGCCGAGGAGCCGCGCAGAGCGCTGTCCTCTACTAACCAATCAGGTGCCCTCGGAAGGGGGACTACAAGTCCCAGCATGCCCCACGCCGCCGTCAGGGGACGACAGGCCGCGCCCCAGCGTTCTTTGCGTACAGGTGGCGAGCTCAGACCTGGGCGCCCGGCGACCCCGGAAGTCCCGCGCAGGGGCAGGTGGGCCCTGGGCCCGGGCGGCCATGGCAGTGGCTACCGTGGCGGCGTTACTGGCCGCACTGGGTGGGGCCCTGTGGCTGGCGGCCCGGCGGTTCGTGGGGCCCAGCGTCCAGCGGCTGCACCGAGGCGGGGACTCCGGCCTCATGCACGGGAAGACAGTGCTGATCACGGGTGCGAACAGCGGCCTGGGCCGCGCCACAGCCGCCGAGCTGCTGCGCTTCGGGGCGCGAGTGATCATGGGCTGCCGGGACCGCACGCGCGCCGAGGAGGCGGCGGGTCAGCTCCGCCGCGAGATCTGCCAGGCTGGGGGCCCCGAATTGGGGCCTGACTCCGGCGGGGCCGGCGAGCTTGTCGTCAAGGAGTTGGACCTCGCCTCGCTGCGCTCCGTGCGCTCCTTCTGTCAGGAGGTGCTCCAGGTGTGGGGCTCTGGGAACCTGCCGGAGACTGGGGACTGGCCAGGGGCTTCGGCGGGCGAGGCGGGGCCTGGAGGGTCGGGGGCTGAGCCAGGGAGGGGACCGCCCACAGTCGAGGGGGTGTGACCTTGGGAATGATTCGGGCGGCTTGGGAATTGAAGGCTGGGAAAATTGGTAGGGCAGTCTTCTGTCTTCCaagaatgttgagaaagaaaatggaccCAAGAGGAAAATAAGCGAGTTTCTGAACATTTCCTCTTGCCGTGTGAGGACAGCTCAGGAGGAGATCCGCCAGGTTCCTGGATTGTTTTTCCTGTGTCCAAAGTGAATGTGCACCAAGCCATCTCTCAAAGAGCCAGAGAGCACATAGGGGAAGTTGCTAGACAAGGACCTTGGAGCAATTTTTCCCCCTCTGCTAGGGTAGGAAGTTTAGCTTTCTGCCACCAGTGAACTCATGAGCAGTATCCTTAACCATACTCTGGCCTAACTTCCAAATAGACTGGAGCTTGGAATGCCAGTGGTCATGTGCTCTAAATGgggacagaaataaaaataatataatacctAGCACTTATTGAAAGTTTCCTGTGTGCCGGGAGCTGTTCTAAgcatttcagatatattttttttaatttttaatgaaattaaagtgACTTTGACTGCTCTTGTCATCCAGTCTTCACagtaaccctgtgaggtaggcattgttatccccattttacaacgTAAGGCCACTAAGGCATAGGTaggctaagtaatttgcccaCGATCTGTCTCTAGAGCCCTTGCTTTTAACCCCTATACAGTACTTCTGCTGCCTGCCAGTGAGGTAGAGGATTTCTTTGTTTAGATAGTAGATATTACACTGAAATGGATGTCCTCTGCTGAAATTGAGGTAGAAGGGTTCCCTGCAGAGGTGACTTGCAAGAGGGCATTCAGAAGAGTGATGTTTAAAATTAGCTGGCATAGAAAAGGAGCCTATATGAAAAGGAGTTTCCTGAGTCTAGAGCAGAAGTTCCCaaactttctaattttttcatgATGCCCTTAGGCCAAAACAAATATCTAACAGCTTACTCATTAAGTAATTAGATCCAAACAATAAGTATTTATGTAACAACTTAGtagctgtttgaaaaaaaaaatacacatagcatagatgaaagaaaaaaagatttttatttcatttttcaataaCCATAATTATTATAACCATAAGTATACTAATGGGAAGTGTGCATCTGTTGTTCACTGGACCAGCTTGTCAAACTTTGGAATCAGACTGAACATTGCCACCCTCATTTCTGTTCTATGTTGATTTTTAACATTGTACTTGCACTTTATTGCAGCAACTACTAAACACTCAGCTTTGCAAAGGTAGGACATCATCAAAAGGAATACAGCACAATAAAATGTTGAAGATGTAAACCACTTGGAGCTTGGTAGTTTTTGAGATGTTGAGCAGAGTATCATTTTGTTTcccttgaaaatttaaaatactccaaATCACCCTGAGAGTTTCCTTGTGACTCTCTAGGGCAACTCGATGCACAGTTGGGGAGCTATTGCAGATCCAGAGAGTTTTGGTTTGCTTTGCCTTTATGACCAGTATTTCATTATCAGGCTTAGAAATAAGAAGTAATAGTGTACAAGAGATGTTGGGAGAATCAAAAGTGGATCTTCCTATTCATTAAAAATGTAGATGGGGCTGGGTATACTTATTCCTTGATACCTATGGTTTCTCACTACTTTGGCCACTTGACAGAACCAATTAAAAGTTAAGGAGATAAAGAGATAACTAAGTTGTCCTTGCTTCTAAGTATGTATTAAGTTCCGTCCTGGCTCTGAAGTTCAGTAGTTCAGTGACTATaaccagaattaaaaaaaaaaaaaaaaggaagtgtaaATTTCCCACAGGTTGGTATTCTTGGTATTTATGTCATTTATCttctagaatttaaaaaacagtaaatgaTACAGTCTTAAAATAACACAAGCCCAACAAAGAATGATGGCTCAGAAATGATTAATACAGGAAACTCTTCCAAAGGATTACTGAAAAGAACACTCCTTTCTTTCCCCCACGGGTGAACTTTTGCCTTCTTTTTGAAGTTGACTATCGGAAAAGCAAAAGGTGCTGAGACAGACAGAATGAGAAATAGTTAATCCACTGACAGGTAGGCTTTGATAACAGTTGTgaaatttaacacatttttcttttctcttacatttgGCAAAAGGGCCAGTGATATTTGAAATTTGACctcaaatttatttaattgtgGGTCATCACTGTGTCTTTACACCTGGAACACGttgcacatttctttttctctgcccaTCAAAAGAGACAGAGGAGCCAGGAAGGGACAAGGGAAAGCCAACTTACATGaagtaaagaatgaaaagacttccCTTTGAGGACAGTCTAAATTTTAGGACTTTAATCTGGGAAGATGCAGGAGGATATGGTCAAAGTGCGAAATTCTGACTGTATAGATCTCTAAGCTGGGGGCTCCTCGAAGCTTGAAAGAGGTAGATTTCATATAGGGAAAAAAGAACTGTGAATTCTAGAGTCATAATAGAGGTTAAAGGTGTTTGCTGGGCAGACCTCCTCTGTTAAGTCTCCTTTGCTGTTATTGTGAGACTTAGTATGTATGAttcatggttttgtttttgatatgttTATACTAcctgtttaatatttttctcaatgtttctttgatttattcatgATGTTCTCTCCAGTCTTAATTTGCATCCCTCACCCTCTCTATTGCTTATCCCATTTTTAAGGAAACAACTTGGCGTTGctccattcccatggtgacatttattcttagaaaattacagaataaaaCAATCCTAACTTGCCCCTGGTGTTGATACTAGTAGCGCTGGGAATAAACAATGCTGACCTGTCTTCTGCTGTAGTTCCACTCTCTAGCTCACATTGGCTGTCTAGCTATGGTTTGAAAATCCCAATTAGAAAAGCAGTCTAGCTTACTAATTAAGAATAGGGCCATTGGTGTCAGATTTCAACTTCAGGTTTTTGTTTGCCACTTAGGAGCCCTGTGATTCTGGACAAATCACCTAACTCTGGTGCTTCAGTTTGCTTATAGAGTAGTTGAGAGTAGATGAGATAACACGAAAAGCACCAGGTCAGGCATGCAAGTCATTGTTGTTGTCTTCTTTTCTCTCAATTGTTGAAAACTCATAGAGGtgttttttagaatttttgtagTTTGCaggaattgtttaaaattttattttaggcacatttaaggcctgtgttcaTAACTCTGCCATTCTCTTTTTGCCATTTGAAGGAAGAGCCTAGACTGGATGTTTTGATCAACAATGCAGGCATCTTCCAGTGCCCGTATATGAAGACTGAAGATGGGTTTGAGATGCAGTTTGGAGTGAACCATCTGGGGCACTTCCTACTCACCAATCTTCTCCTTGGACTCCTTAAAAGTTCAGCTCCCAGCAGGATTGTGGTAGTTTCCTCCAAACTTTATAAATACGGAGACATCAACTTTGAAGATTTGAACAGTgaacaaaactataataaaagCTTCTGTTATAGTCGGAGCAAACTGGCTAACATCCTTTTTACCAGAGAACTAGCCCGCCGCTTAGAAGGCACAAACGTCACTGTCAATGTGTTACACCCTGGCGTGGTGCGGACCAACCTTGGGAGGCACATACACATCCCACTGTTAGTCAAACCACTTTTCAATTTGGTGTCATGGGCTTTTTTCAAAACTCCACTAGAAGGTGCCCAGACTTCGATTTATTTAGCCTCTTCCCCTGAGGTAGAAGGTGTGTCAGGAAAGTACTTTGGGGACTGTAAAGAGGAAGAACTATTGCCCAAAGCTATGGATGAATCTGTTGCAGGAAAACTCTGGGATGTCAGTGAAGTAATGGTTGGCATATTAAAGTAGGAACAAGGAGTAGAAGAGAGCTGTTTGTAAGAAAGACTGGATGTCAGCTCTAtcgttttgttttgggttttttttggctactccacgtggcttgcgggatcttagttccccaaccagggatctaacctgggctcccagcagtggaagcatggagtcctaacaactggaccgctagggaattccctggatgtCAGCTCTATCTTTGATCGGAAATGGTGTGGCTTGGGCACTTGCTACTTGAAAACGCAATTTTGGTTTTACCATAGTACTGCTAAGAGGTACATAGAGATATTTTGAAGttactaaaaagttattttttggagaacataaaatttcagaaaagatgttttaaatatatataataagcaTATCAATGATTATAATGAGTGAtatggttatatattttaaaattataattgaacAAGCATGGATTACAAATATTAAAGAATTCAGGTACTTGAAATAGATACTTTGAGAAGTTTTTCAAATATCTTTGAGTTTTATGGTATGTTTAAAGTGTTAAATGTTTTAATGACAATACTGGCTGTTGTGGGGAAATAATATGCATGGTGTGAATGCACAATTCTTACTTGGAATAAATTTACTGATGCAAATTCTTAATTGTGTATTCCTTTAGAAGTTTCTCTGAAATTAGTCCTTTATCATCTCATTAGCCTCTACTCATCTTGGTATGCCCAGTGCCTTTTCTTCCCACATATCTTGCACACTGCTTTAAGAAGTAATATTTCTAAAACCCAAATCTGTGTCACAGTGTCATGTCCCTGCTTAAAAACTTGTGGTGGTTTCCAGTTGCCCATAACTGGGTTTccagccttttttctttcttttttaagctgcAGAATGTTTTTCTTCAAGAGAAGTCTTATTCGAACGTAGAAGCTGGATGGGTATAATCAATCATGGTAATGCTGTGAGGATGGAGTCTTCCAAGGCTATTTCTGAAGGGACTCTGTGCAATTCAGTAGTTTATAAACCATTTCCATTTAAACATTTTAGTATACTTTTGAGACTCCCCATGAACTGGCCACATGTTTACCTTGTACTCTTACACtcagtgctgtccagtagaactttctgcagtgatggaaataattctgtctgcactgtccaatatggtagacTCTAGACACATGGgtttattgagtacttgaaatgtgactgAGAACTGATTTTCTAATATTACTTAAggtcaatttaaatttaaataggccTAGTTACTAACGTCTTAGACAGTACATCTCTACTTCTTTCATTGTATAACCCACTCCTCAGTATGGACCAATCACCCACTTGCCTCTGGGCCTTTCCTTATATTGTTCTTTCAATCTGGAATATCCTCTTTTTTACTGGGAATACTACTTAGCCTTTAACATTCCCTTCAAGTGTGTTCCTTTCCTTAATATCTGTAGGAGGATCCAATTCTCACTctacttttttttcattgatcTTGGCAGATTTACTAGGAATTTAGTGCACTAATTATTTGTTCACAACTCTAGCTAGACAATTGCAATAGGAATTATCCAAGGAAAGATTATATTCTTACTAGTTTTCCTTCCTCAAGAGTCAGGTATAGTACCTGACACAGTAAATACTGACTAATGTGTGAGTAAATAATAAGTCAATGGTggtatacataaaaataattgagTAAGTAGGAATATTGTAGGCACCAATAGTAATTTTAACTATTTGTTTTAACCATCTCATAATATTGGCAAAAGGAATTATGACTGTAAAGGATAGACTGAACTACACAGAATTTAATGGCCATTTTGGTCAGGAGTAGTCCTTGAttggttattatttttaagactAATATCTGGTTACCAGTATCAGTTCTTTCTAAGAATGGCAGGATCTTGGCAGATGGTATAGAAGGTCTGTTTTCTGTTAGAGCATTGGGTTGTGAATATGAGAAACACTTAGTGTTTGTATCATCACAGGTGTGTCTTTGCAGGTGTAGTCATTATAGCTGCATCATATTCtttgaaacttatttttaaaaaataatcctacAAAGAGACCTGCTGACTTTAGAAATATGGGCAGGAAATACATCAGAATGCAACCTGGAAAAATGGAAGCTAATAAATCTGTCCTACACCTCGACTTCATTAAAaaggagccttttttttttttttttttcatttaataccaTCTTTTCTGGCTGCATTTTGATACCTGATGCTTTTCAGGGGATTTGGGCCTTTTGTAAGAGTTGAACCTTTCAGAGTTCTTGTTTGTGGCACCATAATAAAATAGGATATATTAATTTATCATGATGGAAAACTAGAAAATGAGAAACTCATCTGGAAACACTACCTATTAAGGTAAAACGAGCTGCCATTTGGAAGATGTCCTTCCCACTCGGTGTTTGGTGGAATCAAGGGCTAATCGCTGTAGTATAACTAGTTAGATTTTGAAGATTATTTAAACcctttgcttctctctcctttcccctttctgcTGACTTCTATTTCACTGggtaaggaaataagaaaaagacaattctGTTACTTTGATACTCTCGCCTTTAGCAAAATATTGTTAAGAAAGAAGCATGTAATGTGCCACATAATGAAACAATTGAGTTGGAAACCCATTTTCATGTTGGTTACTGACTTAATCTTTTGCAATACTGACTTCTATTTCAAGCAGGTTTTTCTGAAAATGAGTGAGATTTCTGGGTCCTCTGCCTCAACTTCACTCAGAGTAACTATTTTATATAGTGGGGTTCTAAGTAGCATTGGGAAAGTGATCTCACTGCTTAAATATACCACCACATTGGGTTTGATGAACAAATCTACTGCTTAATGctctctgtgaccttggcaagttacttaacctctctgagcttctgttttcttgGCTCTGTCATTGAGACACGAATGCTAACTTTAATGGATTTTTCAGTGAAGAGGCCGACAGAGTAAAGAGTTTAACCAAATACCTGCCACATGTTCATTTCCTCTTCCCTATGTACCTTATCATTATACTATTATTAGTAATAGTAATTAGGTGAGTACacataatggggaaaaaaacctctAAGAGTCaggaacctttttttaaaaaggctagaTTGTAAATACTTAAGTTTATTAAGCCATATgcacatattctttttctgttacatattcttttttaacaatctgttaaaaacataaaaaattcttGGATCACAAAGGCCATACTATTTTCCTATGCAACACCCCAATGTATTCactaatttgtctttttattttagattttttttgatgtggaccatttttaaagtctttattgaatttgttataatattgcttgttttatgttttggttttttggtcacgaggcatgtgggatcttagttctccaatcagggattgaacccacaacccctgcattggaaggtagagtcttaaccactggaccaccagggaagttcccactcATTTGTCTTTAAGACACCATGTAAGGCGCAGTTCTCATGTACACTGTTACTCCTATTAATAAGTCTCCTGTTGTTTCTCCTAATCATTTCTAATCTCCTGTGACTATTTGCTTGCGGACCCAGGAAGTGTAAAGAGTGtattcttcaaatctctctccagCTATAGATCCCGGTGTGAGGAATAACAGTTATCTGCCTTCAGCTTCCTCTCTCACAAACCTGCTGCACGTGGCCAGAGATCTAAGAGAAcctatatttgaatatttaattgATTCCAAATGTGCTAAGGAACGCTGCAGAGAAGACATGTTACTAATCACTCTTCAGGAGCTTGGCCCCTACAGAAACAGCTTCGGATGTTTCCCAAACCTTCTCTGGATAATAGGGAGTTAAATTAGTTACAGGTTACCATGGAGGAAGGGCGTCTACTCCTAGAGGAAAGTTAAATGGAGCCCTCAGTTTTGCACAGACATGAGGAAGAGTTTTTGCCACACTAGATGTTTAATCGAAGTACAGTAGAAGCCCTCTTACTAGCCATCATCTAACAGACCGGCTGCAATAACTGATTCTCCATTCTGTTTGTAAAACATGGTGACCGATGCCCACAGCATGCGAATGCGCTAGGCTGGCAGGTTCTCCCCTAGCGTACCTCTGGCACTTCTGCCCCCACCTATTCTGTTATATACTTAGGAAGAGTGAGTTTCGtaccattcatttactcatttaataaat
Proteins encoded in this window:
- the RDH14 gene encoding retinol dehydrogenase 14 isoform X1 encodes the protein MAVATVAALLAALGGALWLAARRFVGPSVQRLHRGGDSGLMHGKTVLITGANSGLGRATAAELLRFGARVIMGCRDRTRAEEAAGQLRREICQAGGPELGPDSGGAGELVVKELDLASLRSVRSFCQEVLQEEPRLDVLINNAGIFQCPYMKTEDGFEMQFGVNHLGHFLLTNLLLGLLKSSAPSRIVVVSSKLYKYGDINFEDLNSEQNYNKSFCYSRSKLANILFTRELARRLEGTNVTVNVLHPGVVRTNLGRHIHIPLLVKPLFNLVSWAFFKTPLEGAQTSIYLASSPEVEGVSGKYFGDCKEEELLPKAMDESVAGKLWDVSEVMVGILK
- the RDH14 gene encoding retinol dehydrogenase 14 isoform X2, which produces MAVATVAALLAALGGALWLAARRFVGPSVQRLHRGGDSGLMHGKTVLITGANSGLGRATAAELLRFGARVIMGCRDRTRAEEAAGQLRREICQAGGPELGPDSGGAGELVVKELDLASLRSVRSFCQEEEPRLDVLINNAGIFQCPYMKTEDGFEMQFGVNHLGHFLLTNLLLGLLKSSAPSRIVVVSSKLYKYGDINFEDLNSEQNYNKSFCYSRSKLANILFTRELARRLEGTNVTVNVLHPGVVRTNLGRHIHIPLLVKPLFNLVSWAFFKTPLEGAQTSIYLASSPEVEGVSGKYFGDCKEEELLPKAMDESVAGKLWDVSEVMVGILK